Proteins from a single region of Synchiropus splendidus isolate RoL2022-P1 chromosome 3, RoL_Sspl_1.0, whole genome shotgun sequence:
- the ap1s1 gene encoding AP-1 complex subunit sigma-1A → MMRFMLLFSRQGKLRLQKWYTATAERDKKKMVRELMQIVLARKPKMCSFLEWRDLKIVYKRYASLYFCCAIEEQDNELITLEIIHRFVELLDKYFGSVCELDIIFNFEKAYFILDEFLMGGEIQDTSKKSVLKAIEQADMLQEEDEPPRSVLEEMGLA, encoded by the exons ATG ATGCGCTTTATGCTGCTATTCAGCAGGCAGGGGAAGCTGCGCCTGCAAAAGTGGTACACAGCAACAGCTGAGCGTGATAAGAAGAAGATGGTGAGGGAGCTAATGCAGATTGTACTGGCCCGGAAACCAAAAATGTGCAGCTTTCTCGAATGGAGAGACCTCAAGATTGTCTATAAAAG GTACGCAAGTTTGTATTTCTGTTGTGCGATCGAGGAGCAGGACAACGAACTGATCACGCTGGAGATCATTCATCGCTTTGTTGAGCTGCTGGATAAATACTTCGGCAGT gtgTGTGAACTGGACATTATCTTTAACTTCGAGAAGGCCTACTTCATCCTGGATGAGTTCCTCATGGGAGGGGAGATTCAGGACACATCAAAGAAGAGTGTCCTCAAAGCCATCGAGCAGGCAGACATGCTGCAGGAG
- the LOC128756556 gene encoding uncharacterized protein LOC128756556, with translation MMFLRSILLLFTSPLFYVSGVYVEQRPANLTVTEGDAVNITCCFNTARTEAVQWIKNTEQIHTDQNIIVQQIWKNCESLSFKSIKHEDAGMYVCRVTSEIPTIAIVNGPGTYITVKDRGVRQPSTESPQQEHTSPSTAPIAATLSLLGGLILLTVLCCCYGKRKRALASKVIHEVPQTDSELAEMDKHSTSSSNRSTQWYQVVVYEAVEFLESVPKTKTA, from the exons atgatGTTTCTCCGGAGTATCTTGCTTCTCTTTACTTCTCCACTCTTtt ATGTTTCAGGAGTTTACGTGGAGCAGAGACCAGCGAACCTGACTGTCACTGAAGGGGACGCAGTTAACATCACCTGTTGTTTTAATACAGCTAGGACTGAAGCAGTGCAATGGATCAAGAACACAGAGCAAATACACACTGATCAAAATATCATAGTTCAACAAATTTGGAAGAATTGTGAGAGTTTGAGCTTCAAGAGCATCAAACATGAGGATGCAGGAatgtacgtctgcagggtgacATCAGAGATCCCCACAATCGCAATAGTAAACGGACCTGGAACGTACATCACCGTGAAGGACAGAGGTGTCCGTCAACCATCGACAG AATCCCCACAACAGGAACACACGTCTCCTTCAACAGCTCCAATCGCAGCCACACTGTCTCTGTTGGGAGGCCTGATCCTGCTCACCGTCCTCTGCTGCTGTTAtggcaaaagaaaaagag cccTGGCTTCCAAGGTGATCCATGAAGTCCCTCAAACTGACTCTGAGCTGGCAGAGATGGACAAGCACAGCACCAGTTCCTCCAACAGATCCACGCAGTGG TATCAGGTGGTGGTCTACGAAGCCGTGGAATTCTTGGAGAGCGTCCCCAAGACCAAGACTGCCTGA